A region of the Equus quagga isolate Etosha38 chromosome 11, UCLA_HA_Equagga_1.0, whole genome shotgun sequence genome:
GGAGtgcaagatttctttttgttgaaatgaaACGTTTtcaaattgattgtggtgatggatgcacaactctgtgaatatgctaaaacccaaagatatttaaaaaaaaaaaaaaaaccacggagaaaagagaaatacactGAGATTGTCATTACATACACTGCTGCTTTTTCCCCTTGGAGCATTTGCTGATTCTTGGTCCTGAACAGTAAGCCCAAACAAAACAGTAGCCAAGTAAATATTGTTGCAGTCTCACAGGGCCACAGTCTCATCAGTGTCCAAGATTGAAGGTCAGGCCTACTAAAGCCAGTAGGACTGAGTTTGGAGAAAGGGGATCACAGAGAAGTAAGATATAAACCCTGTGTGTAAATCCTCCTTCAAGTATTTGCTAACTGAAGCTGTGCGTGCATAAAACaatattcaaaagggaaaaaacagagccagccctgatggcctagcagttgaagtttggtgtgctccacttcagcagggCAGGCTTCAATttctgggcatggaaccacaccactcatctgtcaggaTGTGGCAGCagttcacagagaagaactagaaggtattacaaccaggatatacaactatgtactggggctttaggaagtaaaaaaaagaaagaggaagattggcaacagacgttagctcagagcaactctttctcagaaaagaaaagagtgggGGAGAAATAAAGCAGttgaaaagagacaaaaactCAGCAGAtaatttagcaaggtcacagtTTTGTGCACTCCATGGTGTGTTCCAACTCTAGTCCCTTTAATCCACAGTATTTTTTGCCCTCCCAGCCACAAATTTAGAGTATCTGGTTTCATCACAGCTAGTTTCTtgtagagcagggtttctcaacctccgTACTATTGATGTTTCAACCACACAATTATCTGTTGCAAGAGGATGCCCaatacattgtaggatgtttaacagcatctgTATCCCTCTACTCACTACATGTCAGTATCACCGCCTCCCTCACATCCAGTTTTGACAACTGAAAAAGTTTCCacacattgtcaaatgtccctggGAGGCAAAATGGTTCCCATTTGAGAACTACTGTCCTACAGaatgaaaactacagaaatacagaggaagaagaaagaggacatTTCTGACAAGCgtattttaagatgttttaagCTTTCCAGGAAGACCTTTATATCTAGATAATTTGGacaatttttctttgtaagagAGGTAAGAACTGTAGCCCTATATTCATCATTTCAGGTCTGATCCCTTGCCAGTGGCTTCACTAGACTTGCTCTTCTTTTGGAAGTCAGCTCGTaataatttcagtttcttttgaaTCTCAGCCAGAATATCTACTTTCTGCTCCAAAATGGACAATAACTGGGCAATGCAAAGATCAACATCATAGTTTACCCCATCGGCTGTGTCCTGGATGTTGGTCCCTGGCCATTGGCTTGATTTCCTCCCAGAACTCGTTGTATCCTCCATTAATGGAGTGGCTACTGGTTGCATTTCTTtagtctcttcctcctcctcagtctGTATACAAGgtctttcaataaatttattCCTCTGAAAGGACATTTCTGAATTTCTAATGTGTTTTTCCAACATCTTAGGCACCTCCTGTCCAACTGGATAGAGACAACGATGGTGGGGCCTTAAATCAAGAGTTAATTCTTTTACTCTATTTGCATATCTTAAAGTGTTGAGGGTGTTTTCGCAAGAGGTCATCCCTGGAGAAATAGTAGCAATCATGCAAGTGGAGGAGTTCTGGCCTATGAAGGAGTCCCGGAGCACCTGTGTGAGTTTGCTGGCTCTGAATGGGGTATGGGACTTGTGCTGACCCAAAGCCCGAATGCATTCTTTGAGAGCCAGGAGACTCTTATTGATCTCCGCCCCTTCCAGCTGCCTTTTCCGGTTGGCCTTGGCAGTGTCTGCTCCCCTTTCGTTCCCAGCTAAGTCAACGAGGGAAAACTTGCCGTGCAGTTTCCCTCGCGACTTTAGAATGATCTGGAAGATGGCGTGGCTCCTGGAAGAGTGGGCGTTGACAGAGGTCTGTCCTGAAGTCCGGCAGCTGTTCCCTAGTTCCACGAGGTGCAGCACGTCCTCCACACAACATACCTCCTGTTCCTGCAGCCCGACCACCTGGATTTGCTGATTGCCATCCTCAAGGACTTGCAACTTCTTCTTCCAGTTCAACAAATCATAAACCTTGCCCCCGTAAATCTCAAAAAAGCTCCCATAGACTTTGAGGTCTAGCTTCTCATAAGTCAAGGTTTTGAGTAGGAAGAAGACATCCTGCGCCACCAGGGCATAAATGCCTTTAGAACAATCTTGGTCCCTTCCAGAAAAAGTTCCGCCCATCGTATGCGTTTTCCCACTGCCCGTCTGCCCATAGGCAAAGCAGGTGGCCATGCCCTTGCGGAAGATGGACTCCACCAGTGGCTGGGCAGTGAACTGGTACACTAACTCGTTGGAGGCGGTGTCATCGAAGGCATGATCGAAGCAAAAGATCTGGTTCTCCAGGTAGCGAGTGAGGTCCACCTTTTGCTTGGACTCGTGTACCATGACCACGTTGTTGGAGGGGATGGTGATGATATCCAGGTCCTTCATGGTGGTCTCTTGCTGGCTGAGAGGCCGCTTTCTCACGCAGACGCAGATGCGATGGTCTTCCCGCGGTTCCAGGAGGGACACCTTGCTGAGGTCCAGGTGCCTGCGGTACTCTTCGATCATGCGCAACATCTCGTAGTTGGGATTTCCCGTGTTGACTCTGAGGGCACGTTGGGCTCTGATCTCCATCTGCAGCTGCCTGCGCTTCTCCCGCTGCTTTTGCAGTTTCTCAACTTCCCGAAGGCAGGGAGACTTTTTCTGCTTCATCAGGCAAGGATTGCTGGGGACTCTCACAGTCAGGCTGTCCCCTGAGGGCGTTTCGTTTTTCTGGGGGATTGTTGCAATCCACTGCGTGGCTTTGCGCTGGTCCCCGATGGCCGAAGAGGGCCCTAGAGACAAGGAGGGCAATGACCTGGACGGTGGGGGCTGTTCAACAGAAACCAGAGCTGGATTCAGTAGGAATATGGTCTCTAGATCAACCTTCTTGCCTTTTTTGACTCCTTTTTCAACCCACTCTACGGCGACCcaagcattttctcttttgatctcGGTCACCACAGCGTGGTGGATCCGTCCGTCGCTGCGCTGGATCGCCACACAGAGGCCCAGTTGAACTCCGAAGTGTGGCTTCAAGGGTTTTGAGGACGAGAGGTGGGGAGCGACAGGGAAGCATAACTGGCTGGCCATGGTGAATGATGGAGGTGTCAAAGCTCACTTCCGGGGGCCATTGGGGTTGGAGCAGCAGGACTTGAGCCCAAGCCAGCCTGAAGCACCCAGAGCACTGAGTGCTCTTGCGTTTTACACCTGCCTTTGTGAGCTACCAGCACTAGGGTCCCCGGGGCCACTTACGTCACAAAGGGATGGGGAGAAGTGGCGGCAGAGCCTAGGGCCTCTAGGTCAAAGGTGGAGGGGAAAAATCACGTTCGTGATGCCAGGCGCTAGGTGCAGAGGCAGttggaaaagagaaattgttCTCTGCCGCTGAGAACGAAAGGATCAGAGTTGGGAGTGGGGTTTATATAGTCCAAGGACGTTTGTGCCTAAGTTTTAGAAATGTCCGTTCTCCGCGTAGACTTCACCTGCAGTCCCAAAGCGAATTGCTTTAATCTGAGAACAGGTGAATGTTCCCTTAAACTTCAACCCTCCAGGGATCAATGGGAACAAGTGAAGGTGGAGCTGACTGCCAATCACAGGCTTCCAAAGACAGGATCCCAGAGAAACTTCCTCGAGCCTTCCTGCCATCTTTCTTCCATCGCCCACCCCCTTCGAAACTTTAACAGTTGCATCTTAAAGTTGTTCCTGTTTAATGGGATTTCTCATTATGAAATCAAAACGAGTTGAAGGTAGCGGGTTCTCGTGGTAATTTGCTAACATGGAACTTCCTCTGGTGCAGCGTCTGGGTTTGCAAACACAAGATGTTTATCACGTTCCAAGTGGCTCTGACAGCTGTAAAGTGAGTTTTGTTGCACTCCAGTCACCACTATTTTGGAGATTATTTCAGTGATTACCTTTCCAAACTCCTTCAGTAATGACACTTCTGGCCTCATTATCCATAAtttggagagggaggagagacatTTAGTGGAAAGAAAGAATGCATCTTACAGCCCCTCCTCTCCTTACcctaaaatgtgtgtgtgtcctttaGAAGCTGTCGGGGTGGAGGGGGTTGGGAGATCGGAAGGCAGCTAAGAGGATCAGAGGCAAAAATGTGTTTTGGTAAGATTGCACAGTTTTTCCATAAGATGATTTGCTtgcaaaaaacaacaacaaaaaacgaCATCATCTGCCAGATAGGCCAACATGAGGATTAAGGTGAGCCCTGTGTGTAACTTCCTCTCCCCCGCAcagcgcccccctcccccccacagtGTCTTCTGGTTTGTGAGTCTGGTGGTAGTTCCACTGACAGCTCCATGGTGTCCTTCCTACCCTCCCTAGGACCAAGTGACATTAtggaaataaattcttattaTAAACGCACTTCTTTTTAATGGAAAGTTCCTTTCTTCAGTAAATTTACTAAAGCTTAGATTTTGAAAAGAAGGTGTGGGGGGTATTGGTATTGAAGAGGCTCTATAAGTAGGCAGTGCTAATTTCAGAGGGATGTTGAGCGccagtggagggagaggagaaagggcttTCCCTAGTTGTctttttatgattattaattttttatttgccaaattatCAATATTTAAAGTTGTCCTTTGAATTAGTTTTTTTCCCTTAGCTTCAGGGGCTTTGTGCAAATGTTCTTAATCCctctatttttaagttaaattacatttttttaaagcattcctGCTTTAGAGTATTTaatagttttggggttttttaccTTCACCTTTGAAAAAGCTAGATCTCTCTCAAAATTATGCAAACTCTAGCTCTTCCTGGTTAACCATATATTTACAACTAAACCAATGATTTTTGTAGATAGACAATACAGGACCAGGTCCATGGTGGTACAAAAATCAGAGACTAAAGTTTCTTTTACTGTCCAACAGACCCAGAAAGGTCTTTTGAGCCATTtcagggctttttttcccctcagttttcttctctcttatatAGTTTGTCTAGGATTCTCATTTGCTCCCAcggtttaatttcttttatgtgtatataaataagagagagagagagagggacctCTTAGGTATTTTAAGTGCTTTTAGCAGCTTCAACATCTCTCCACTGATAAAAGCCTAAGAGAGATCTTTGTCTTCTCCGTCCTCAGCCCATCCTAATTTGGAGTTAGTCCTTTTGCAGCCTCTAGAAATCTTCTGTTATGGTGACATCTTTTAATCTCCCAACCAATTATTACCTTGTTTCCTTGGGCAAATTTATCCAGTCAGGGACTCAGTCTAGTTCTCAGACTGCCCCTAGAGTTATTTTAACAGGTAATTCCTTGTTCATCCCCTGCTTACAAACGTTTCAGGAGCTCTCCATCATCCTAATTGACACAGTACACATTCCATAAGAGGGCACGTGACGCACCTTGCTGTCTGGCCTACATTTTCATCCTCAAGCTTTACCGCCATCCTCACTTAGTCTGAAGTTGAGCCATACTATGAACTTGAGGGCCTTCAAACATAGCACTTTCTTTCAAATttctagctcagtggttctcaatattGGGATACATGAAATTCACCTgcagagcttgttaaaacacattGCTGGGCCcaccctagagattctgattcagtaagtatGAGGTGGGGCCAAGAACGTGCCTGTCTACTAAGTTCCCAAGTGTTGTTGATGCGGCTGGTTCAGGGACCACACACTTTGACAATTGCTGTGTTAGCCATCTGACTAGAatcatctctctctgcctcatttccTTGAACTCTTCCATACCTATCTCAAATATCACTATCTCTAGGAAAGTTTCTCTGACTCTGTTGATAATAATCAGGCAAAATAGCATTAAATTGAGACATCCCTTCCTAAGAAATAGTGTCTATTACTGGTTGGATTTGTTTGATCAGGGGAAcccaaaatattcattttcagtAGTGACTATAAAAAAAATTCCCCATAGGTTAATTAACAATAGTCTATAGAGAATCATCTGAGTGCTTTTATAGTTCTGATAATCTGGAACTTCATTTGCAgcatgaatatcttttttttaatctgctaaTACAAAATTCAGAATTCAGATAACATCTACCTAACCTCTCACTTTATGGAATTTATTCTGAGGGAGCAGTCCTTCTAAGAaaacattgtgaattttaataataagataaaaagGCATTTGTCAAAGTGTGAAGACCTAGATACAAGTTATGGTATTATTCTTGGCCATTGCCTGGATGGCCATTTGGTAGATGAGCAGTTTATCCAGACTAGAGACTGAAGCCACCATATTTTTTTAGTGAATATAACTAAGCGATAAGTATATACAAAATGTTTACCATATGCTATTTCCTATGCCAAAGGAATCCTACCCTCAAGGAATTATCATCTACACTTTTAGTTCTATGTACCTACTTAGAAGCTCATGCCTTGCCAAATAACTGATGCACCCTCTTCATC
Encoded here:
- the KIF2B gene encoding kinesin-like protein KIF2B gives rise to the protein MASQLCFPVAPHLSSSKPLKPHFGVQLGLCVAIQRSDGRIHHAVVTEIKRENAWVAVEWVEKGVKKGKKVDLETIFLLNPALVSVEQPPPSRSLPSLSLGPSSAIGDQRKATQWIATIPQKNETPSGDSLTVRVPSNPCLMKQKKSPCLREVEKLQKQREKRRQLQMEIRAQRALRVNTGNPNYEMLRMIEEYRRHLDLSKVSLLEPREDHRICVCVRKRPLSQQETTMKDLDIITIPSNNVVMVHESKQKVDLTRYLENQIFCFDHAFDDTASNELVYQFTAQPLVESIFRKGMATCFAYGQTGSGKTHTMGGTFSGRDQDCSKGIYALVAQDVFFLLKTLTYEKLDLKVYGSFFEIYGGKVYDLLNWKKKLQVLEDGNQQIQVVGLQEQEVCCVEDVLHLVELGNSCRTSGQTSVNAHSSRSHAIFQIILKSRGKLHGKFSLVDLAGNERGADTAKANRKRQLEGAEINKSLLALKECIRALGQHKSHTPFRASKLTQVLRDSFIGQNSSTCMIATISPGMTSCENTLNTLRYANRVKELTLDLRPHHRCLYPVGQEVPKMLEKHIRNSEMSFQRNKFIERPCIQTEEEEETKEMQPVATPLMEDTTSSGRKSSQWPGTNIQDTADGVNYDVDLCIAQLLSILEQKVDILAEIQKKLKLLRADFQKKSKSSEATGKGSDLK